Proteins from a single region of Coregonus clupeaformis isolate EN_2021a chromosome 19, ASM2061545v1, whole genome shotgun sequence:
- the LOC121531628 gene encoding troponin I, cardiac muscle yields MADAPKPKEKSKISSARRLGLKIRLLTVAGQMLEVEVEEKKRERDEALAERVPPLKLSGLSVEELQDLCKDLHHKINVVDEERYDVGLKVTKNDKEIHELGLKIIELQSKFKKPNLRRVKISAEAMLSVLLGSKHKETIDFKSNLKTVKKAEEKKEEVTDWRQNVDAMSGMEGRKKMFDA; encoded by the exons ATGGCGGACGC ACCGAAACCAAAAGAAAAGTCCAAGATCTCCTCAGCCCGACGGTTGGGGTTAAAG ATCAGATTGCTGACTGTAGCTGGCCAGATGCTAGAGGTTGaggtggaggagaagaagagagaaagagatgaagcTCTGGCTGAGAGAGTCCCTCCTCTCAAACTTTCTGGCTTGTCTGTGGAGGAGCTCCAG GATTTGTGCAAAGATCTGCACCATAAGATCAATGTGGTAGATGAGGAGCGATATGACGTGGGACTCAAAGTTACCAAAAATGACAAGGAG ATCCATGAGTTGGGACTAAAGATCATTGAGCTGCAGAGCAAGTTCAAGAAACCAAACCTGAGGAGGGTGAAGATCTCAGCTGAAGCCATGCTTAGTGTTCTGCTGGGCTCCAAGCATAAGGAGACCATCGACTTCAAGTCCAACCTCAAGACAgtcaagaaggcagaggagaaa AAGGAAGAGGTCACCGACTGGCGTCAAAATGTGGATGCCATGTCTGGCATGGAGGGCAGAAAGAAGATGTTTGATGCTTGA